In a single window of the Perca flavescens isolate YP-PL-M2 chromosome 18, PFLA_1.0, whole genome shotgun sequence genome:
- the flrt2 gene encoding leucine-rich repeat transmembrane protein FLRT2: MEFLAGPWNKDWASFLQFWLTVILSLQMQFSPGASCPDECRCDKPFVYCNERSLTSVPLGIQEGFKVLYLHNNQINNAGFPVELHNVATVETVYLYGNQLDEFPINLPKNTRVLHLQENNIQTISKAALAQLTQLEELHLDDNSISTVGVEEGAFREAVSLKLLFLTKNHLSSVPIGLPEDLKELRLDENRIAHIAEEAFQNVTRLQRLLLDGNLLTDEGIAPGTFQELATLRELALARNSLTFPPPLLPSQSLVKLSLQENQIDQIPVAAFADLNRLEKLDVSSNQLQTLTQGVFDGLSSLKHLIVRNNPWRCDCGVKWVVVWLKSLPSSVNARGFVCLSPDAVRGMAIRELTLEIIECPVDADQPPWPTLRSTPPPPPTTTAIATTISSTPIATSIPYFFDSPSPPLPPIHNNPPGPLPPYEDPLQISFQVVNSTSIEVSWASYFTVTAYKVTWVKRGQSQINEGMRERTVSGDRRKTSLTNLEPRSVYRICVHVLDTLNSYRPGEDTICSEARTKAVVSTKAPGEQAPRESINSTLLMAAIIGGAVLIVLLTLLSLFCWHMHRKSRSSSTKWKYNRGRRKDDYGEAGTKKDNSILEMTETSFQIVALNNEQLLKGDFRIQPIYTPNGGIGFRDCHLSNNSIAYCKSSNVPSTEFCHT; encoded by the coding sequence aTGGAGTTTCTGGCTGGACCTTGGAATAAAGATTGGGCTTCATTCTTGCAATTTTGGTTGACTGTTATCTTAAGCCTCCAAATGCAATTCAGCCCGGGTGCCTCTTGCCCGGACGAGTGTCGTTGTGACAAACCGTTTGTGTACTGCAACGAGCGCAGCCTGACATCAGTGCCTCTGGGGATACAGGAGGGCTTCAAGGTCCTCTACCTGCATAACAACCAGATAAACAACGCGGGCTTCCCGGTGGAGCTTCACAACGTGGCCACAGTGGAGACCGTGTATCTCTATGGGAACCAGTTGGACGAGTTCCCCATCAATCTGCCCAAAAACACCAGGGTCCTGCATCTCCAGGAGAACAACATCCAAACCATCTCCAAGGCGGCCCTGGCCCAGCTGACTCAGCTGGAGGAGCTGCACCTCGACGATAACTCCATCTCCACGGTGGGGGTGGAAGAAGGCGCCTTTAGGGAGGCGGTGAGCCTCAAACTCCTCTTCCTCACCAAGAACCACTTAAGCAGCGTTCCCATCGGCCTCCCCGAGGACCTGAAAGAGCTGCGGTTGGACGAGAACCGCATCGCTCACATCGCAGAGGAGGCCTTTCAGAACGTGACCCGCCTGCAGCGCCTCCTGCTGGATGGGAACCTGCTCACGGACGAGGGCATCGCACCAGGGACCTTCCAGGAACTGGCGACCCTCCGCGAGCTGGCCCTGGCCCGCAACTCCCTCAccttcccccctcccctcctgccCAGCCAGTCGCTCGTCAAGCTGAGCCTGCAGGAGAACCAGATCGACCAGATTCCTGTGGCGGCCTTCGCCGACCTAAACCGGCTGGAAAAACTGGACGTCTCCAGCAACCAGCTCCAGACTCTCACGCAGGGCGTGTTCGACGGCCTGTCGAGCCTCAAGCACCTCATAGTGCGCAACAACCCCTGGCGCTGCGACTGCGGCGTGAAgtgggtggtggtgtggctCAAGTCCTTGCCCTCCTCCGTCAACGCGCGAGGGTTTGTGTGCCTGAGTCCGGACGCGGTGCGCGGCATGGCGATCCGAGAGCTCACGCTGGAGATCATAGAGTGCCCGGTCGACGCCGACCAGCCGCCCTGGCCCACCCTCCGCTCCACGCCCCCTCCCCCGCCCACAACCACCGCCATCGCCACCACGATCTCCTCCACCCCCATCGCCACATCCATCCCGTACTTCTTTGACTCACCCTCCCCTCCTTTACCCCCGATCCATAACAACCCGCCTGGGCCCCTGCCTCCTTACGAGGACCCCCTTCAGATCTCCTTCCAGGTGGTCAACTCCACCAGCATCGAGGTGAGCTGGGCTTCCTATTTCACCGTCACGGCCTACAAGGTAACTTGGGTCAAAAGGGGCCAAAGCCAAATAAACGAGGGAATGCGCGAGAGGACGGTGAGCGGGGACCGGCGGAAGACTAGCCTCACCAACCTGGAGCCCCGATCTGTGTACCGGATCTGCGTGCACGTGCTGGACACCCTAAACTCCTACAGGCCCGGAGAGGATACCATATGCTCCGAGGCCAGGACCAAAGCTGTTGTGTCTACCAAGGCTCCCGGTGAGCAAGCGCCACGGGAGAGCATCAACTCCACGCTGCTCATGGCCGCGATCATAGGCGGGGCGGTGCTCATCGTCCTGCTGACGCTGCTCAGCCTGTTCTGCTGGCACATGCACAGGAAGAGCCGGTCGTCTTCGACCAAGTGGAAATACAACCGGGGCAGGAGAAAAGACGACTACGGCGAGGCCGGAACCAAGAAGGATAACTCCATTCTGGAGATGACCGAGACCAGTTTCCAGATAGTGGCGCTGAACAATGAGCAGCTGCTCAAGGGAGATTTCCGCATTCAGCCTATCTACACGCCCAACGGGGGCATCGGATTTAGAGACTGTCACCTCAGTAACAACAGCATAGCCTACTGCAAGAGCAGCAACGTGCCCAGTACAGAGTTCTGCCACACGTGA